In the genome of Candidatus Cloacimonadota bacterium, the window TAACTGGCGTCATTTACAACGATACAAAACAAGCAAACGTAAATTCTGGTCCAGGAATGAGAAGATTCTAATGCAAGATATACTGCTTAGCACAAAAGCCCTCTCTAAAACATACATCATGGGAGACATCCATGTCCATGCGCTGCGCAGTGTGGATTTGGAAGTAATGAACGGAGATTTCATTGCTATCATGGGAGCGAGCGGAAGCGGTAAAACCACTTTCATGAATCTCTTGGGTTGTCTGGACAAAGCCAGCGAAGGTGAGTATATATTGGACAATATCCCCGTTCATCAAATGAATGATGATGAACTCACAGTTATTCGAAACCAAAAAATCGGATATGTGTTCCAAAGCTTTTACTTGCTTCCTCGCACTACTTCCCTGGAAAATGTAGAGCTACCTCTCCTCTACTGTAATAAATGTTCCCTACAGGAACGACATAAGAAAGCCTTGAAAGCGTTGAAGATAGTAGGTATTGCCGATAGAGCAAAGCACTTTCCCAATCAACTTTCTGGTGGTCAGCAACAGCGTGTCGCAATTGCCAGGGCAATAGTAAACGATCCTTCCTTTATCCTGGCGGATGAGCCCACAGGTAATCTGGATACTCGCACCAGCGTAGAGGTAATGGCTGTGTTCCAAGAGCTTCACGCTCAAGGAAAAACTGTAGTTCTAGTTACTCATGAACCGGATATTGCCCAGTATGCGCACCGTCACATCACTTTCCGGGATGGCGGGATTATAGCAGATAGGGTGAATCCTAAACCTCGAATAGCTGCAGATGATCTTCTTACATTACCAAAGCTGGATGAGGAGGATTGATGTCTATATTAGGTATCATTCGCATTGCGCTGAAGTCACTCACACGAAACAAAACCCGCACATTCTTGACAATGCTGGGTATCATCATCGGTGTAGCAGCTGTAATCGCCATGCTGGCAATAGGACAGGGTGCCCAAAAGATCGTGGAAGATCAGGTAAACTCCATGGGAACAAACGTGATCATGGTGTTCTCAAACTTTAGTCAATCTGCAGTGAGACAAGCAGCCGGAGGGGGAAACCTGCTCACGGTAGACGATGTGGATGCCATCCGAGATCAATTGGATGGAGTCTTGTATGCCTCTCCAGTTTACAACACTTTCGGACAACTGAAGTATGAGGGCAATAATTGGAGAACCGGAGTGATGGGTGTGGATACGGACTATTTCTTCATCCGAGATATGCAAACTTCCTCTGGTGATCTATTTTATGGTTCAGATGTAGAGAACGGTGCGAAAGTCTGTGTTATTGGCAAAACAGTTGCCGATAACCTTTTTGGAGATATCGATCCTGTAGGGAAAATCATCCGCATTCGCAATATCCCTTTCACCGTTACCGGAGTACTTACGGCAAAAGGGCAAAGCGTAATGGGTCAAGATCAGGACGATACCATTTTAGCTCCTTATACTACAGTGTATCAGAGATTACTCGGTCACCGTTGGAGAAACATGACTATAATGGTATCTGCAGTAAGCAGAGAGACTATAAATCGCCTTCAACAGGATATACTGGATCTGCTTCAAGCCAGACACAGAGGTACCACCAGCGAAGAATTCGTGGTTCAATCACAGACCGATTTAGCTGAAACAGCAAATAGCGTCTCTCACACCATGACTATTCTACTTGCCTCCATAGCTGGAATATCTCTGTTAGTAGGCGGTATTGGGATTATGAACATTATGCTGGTATCAGTTACCGAGAGAATAAAGGAAATCGGTATTCGCAGAGCAGTTGGCGCAGGTAAACGAGACGTGTTGCTACAATTTATTGTCGAAGCAGTGGCCATCAGCATACTGGGAGGATTCTTTGGCATTCTTTTGGGTTTTGTCGCGGCGCAGATCGTGAGCAAAGTGATGGATTGGAATATCGCTGTTACCGTGTGGTCCATCATTCTTTCAGTCGGTTTTTCCATGGCTATAGGAATCTTCTTTGGATGGTATCCTGCCAAGAAAGCTGCGAACCTGAATCTCATAGACGCACTCCGCTACGAGTAGCACAGTTATGAATAGATATAGCATTACTACATGTTTCATACATGGTTTCAGAGATCGGTAAAATGTTTCAAACAAACTGTCGTCTACCAGTATCCAGGAAAAATGAAATTATTATGCTTGACATTATTCTATAGGAAACATAGATAGACTCATATTGATAAAGGAGTCCCTAATGCTTAAAAACATTGTATTGGCACTTTTCCTTTGTGGCATCATTCAACTAGTGGCTATCGATAATTACGATACGGGTATGGGTCTGCATATCGGTAACAGCACTGGTAGCGGATATAGTTTTCGTAAATGGTATCCCAACTTTGGGTTTCAAGCCACTTTGGCCGCATACAGTTCGGATAATGACAAACCAAAGTTTGACAATTACACAGATTTCCCAAAAAATCATGGGAAAAGAACTGTCAAGGTGGGGATTAACTACCTACAGCCCCTGTTAATGGGAGAGAAAACCAATTTCTACATAATCTGCGGTGGTTCTTATTCATTTCGCAAAGAGCGGATTTACGAGGATGAAGATCACTCGGAATGGAAGAGTAAAGACAGATGGACTGTGGGTATTGGACCCGGATTTGAGTTTCAGATATCCAATCATTTACGGTTAACCGTGGAACTCCCGATCACTCACGACCACAAGGGAGATACTTCCATGCTAATCCCTGCCAGTGGCCTCTACTACTATTTCAAATAGGCTTGTCAATCCCGATGCTCTACATAATTAAGCCCCGGTATCTTCCGGGGCTTTTATTATCATTCACCGATTATTTTCACTAACACTCGCTTTCGGCGCATTCCATCATATTCACCATAAAAGATCTGTTCCCAAGGACCCAAGTCCAGCTTACCATCTGTAATGGCAACCACTACTTCGCGTCCCATGATCTGTCTTTTCAAGTGAGCATCGGCATTATCTTCGTAACCATTGTGTTGATATTGTTTGTGGGGCTTTTCAGGAGCCATTTTTTCCAGCCAAACCTCAAAATCCTCATGTAAACCGTTTTCATCGTCGTTTATGAACACGCTTGCGGTTATATGCATCGCATTAATCAGTACAAGACCCTCCCTAACCCCCGATTCTCCTAGGGATATTTGTATCTGGGGAGTGATATTGATATACTCACGCCTTTTTGCGGTATTAAACCACAATTCCTTTCGGTAACTCTTCATAAGCTAAATAATAGGTTGCTTCTCCAAGAAAACCGCCAACTCGATGGGAGTATCAAAAATCATATCCGCACCTGCTTCTTCAAGTCTTTTTCTTCCTGCAAAGCCCCATGCAGCGCCCACGGCAAGCATTCCGGCATTCTTCGCAGTTTGAATGTCCACAGGCATATCTCCCACCAGTGCTACCATATCTGGCTCTACTTTCAGTCTTTGAGCCAGTTCCAAAGCAAGAGTGGGATCCGGTTTCTTCGGTTTATCTGGTTGCTCACCACTGTATACTCCAAAGGGATTCTTGGTGTGCCGAATCATAGCACCACGGAAGAAATGGCGGATCATCTTTTTGGTGAAATAGTGGGCCTTGTTCGAAAGAATCGCCAGCTTGATCTTGCGAGCTACAGCCAGCTGAATCATGTATAGAACTCCGGGATACGTCTTGGTACTAAGATACCACTGAATATCATAATAATCCCAAAACTTTGCTGAAAGTGTCTTCAAATCCTTTGAGCTACGCTTGGTTGCGGGTAGAGCATTGCGTACAAGCTCGGATTGTCCATGACCCACAAAGTCCTTGAAGGCTTCAAGTTCATGTTGGGGATATCCCATCTCTGCCAGTCCTTTGTTTATGGAGCCGGCAATATCAGCCAGCGTATCAAGCAAAGTACCATCCAGATCGAAGATAACGGCTTTAATCAGAGGGGAGTCGATCATGCTATTCATACTTCCTTTATAATTGTTTGTATTTTTATAGGGTCAGAAGCTTGGCCTGCATACAACGAAACATGAGGAAATGGTATTTCAATCCCTTCAGTTTCAAAGCGTTCTTTGACAGCAAGCATCAATTCAGTTTTCATATTGACTACGTTTGCAGATTCAGTCCACACACCGAAGTTGATGTTCACACAGGAATCACTAAAGTCTTCCAAAGCTAATAGCGGAGCAGGTTCTTTTAGTGCTCCAGGAATACTATCAGCTATTTCCTGAAGAATACCAACCACTTTGCGCAAATCTTCTTTGTATGCTACCGGTAAAACAAACTGAGCCCGACGAATGGGAAAACGAGTGATATTTATCACGTCATTCTTGATCATTGTCTCGTTGGGAATACGAACATAGCGGCCATCGAAAGTCTTCAATTTCACGGATAGAAGATCAATGGAGTCAATCATT includes:
- a CDS encoding mechanosensitive ion channel family protein, coding for MYELSSMNLITGFITPERISLAVRVLLIIVIGLPTVKVILKIVSKLIKDKLSLQSEVLISRTVKYLLYLILVVTILNEFGFKISALLGAAGIFGVAIGFASQTSISNIISGIFLISEKPFMIGDVVEVNGNTGMIDSIDLLSVKLKTFDGRYVRIPNETMIKNDVINITRFPIRRAQFVLPVAYKEDLRKVVGILQEIADSIPGALKEPAPLLALEDFSDSCVNINFGVWTESANVVNMKTELMLAVKERFETEGIEIPFPHVSLYAGQASDPIKIQTIIKEV
- a CDS encoding ABC transporter ATP-binding protein, encoding MQDILLSTKALSKTYIMGDIHVHALRSVDLEVMNGDFIAIMGASGSGKTTFMNLLGCLDKASEGEYILDNIPVHQMNDDELTVIRNQKIGYVFQSFYLLPRTTSLENVELPLLYCNKCSLQERHKKALKALKIVGIADRAKHFPNQLSGGQQQRVAIARAIVNDPSFILADEPTGNLDTRTSVEVMAVFQELHAQGKTVVLVTHEPDIAQYAHRHITFRDGGIIADRVNPKPRIAADDLLTLPKLDEED
- a CDS encoding ABC transporter permease — encoded protein: MSILGIIRIALKSLTRNKTRTFLTMLGIIIGVAAVIAMLAIGQGAQKIVEDQVNSMGTNVIMVFSNFSQSAVRQAAGGGNLLTVDDVDAIRDQLDGVLYASPVYNTFGQLKYEGNNWRTGVMGVDTDYFFIRDMQTSSGDLFYGSDVENGAKVCVIGKTVADNLFGDIDPVGKIIRIRNIPFTVTGVLTAKGQSVMGQDQDDTILAPYTTVYQRLLGHRWRNMTIMVSAVSRETINRLQQDILDLLQARHRGTTSEEFVVQSQTDLAETANSVSHTMTILLASIAGISLLVGGIGIMNIMLVSVTERIKEIGIRRAVGAGKRDVLLQFIVEAVAISILGGFFGILLGFVAAQIVSKVMDWNIAVTVWSIILSVGFSMAIGIFFGWYPAKKAANLNLIDALRYE
- a CDS encoding HAD family hydrolase; the protein is MNSMIDSPLIKAVIFDLDGTLLDTLADIAGSINKGLAEMGYPQHELEAFKDFVGHGQSELVRNALPATKRSSKDLKTLSAKFWDYYDIQWYLSTKTYPGVLYMIQLAVARKIKLAILSNKAHYFTKKMIRHFFRGAMIRHTKNPFGVYSGEQPDKPKKPDPTLALELAQRLKVEPDMVALVGDMPVDIQTAKNAGMLAVGAAWGFAGRKRLEEAGADMIFDTPIELAVFLEKQPII
- a CDS encoding secondary thiamine-phosphate synthase enzyme YjbQ, coding for MKSYRKELWFNTAKRREYINITPQIQISLGESGVREGLVLINAMHITASVFINDDENGLHEDFEVWLEKMAPEKPHKQYQHNGYEDNADAHLKRQIMGREVVVAITDGKLDLGPWEQIFYGEYDGMRRKRVLVKIIGE